The genome window GCATGTAGTCTGATATCTTCCAGAGTCGCTCCAGTCGCTCAGGCTCCGTTTCGAGTATCTCGAGGCATTTGAGGACGGTGGCCACGTTCGCAGGCGGCATGGACGCACTGAAGATGTGGGTCGAGCTATTATGCCGCAGGAATTCGACGACATCGGCATCACCCACGCAGAAGCCGCCCAGGGAGGCAAAGCTCTTGGAGAAGGTGCCAGTCGTAAGATGCACCTTGTCGCCCAGATCGTAGTACGCTGCGGCACCTCGACCCCCCTTGCCTATCACGCCAACGGCGTGTGCGTCATCAAGCATCAAGACGGCTCCAAACTCGGTCGCAAGCTCCACGAGCTCTGGTACACTGGCTATCACGCCGCTCATGGAGAACACGCCATCCGTCACGATGAACTTGCCGGCGTCCGGTCGTTCATTTGCCGCTTTCTGGAGGAGGAGCCGAAGGTGATTCATGTCATCGTGGCGATATCGCCACGTGTCCGCCGTGCTGACCATCGTGCCCGCGACAATGCACGCATGATTGTCTTTGTCCGAGAAGATGATATCGCCCTTTGCGGTCAGGGCCTGGATCACGCCCTGATTCGTCATGTAGCCCGTTGAGTACAGAACACAGGCCTCCTTGCCCATGAAATGTGCCAGGCGCTCCTCAAGCTGGATGTGGATATCCAGCGTGCCGTTCAGGAATCGACTCCCCGTGCAGCCGGTGCCGTACTGCTCGATCGCGTCGGAAGCGGCCTGCCGGACTCTAGGGTCAGAAACCAGCCCGAGGTAGTTGTTCGACCCGGCCATGATGATTTCGCGTCCGTTCATAATGGCTCGGGTGCCATCGTTGCGCTCGATCGGGCGGAAATACGGATAAAGGCCATCCCTCTTCGCCATCGAATAGTGACCATCCTCGTGGAAGAAGGCATGGCA of Rhodothermales bacterium contains these proteins:
- a CDS encoding pyridoxal phosphate-dependent aminotransferase family protein is translated as MTDGDSQERRGTSVPEPQVATTPEPTLFDKCHAFFHEDGHYSMAKRDGLYPYFRPIERNDGTRAIMNGREIIMAGSNNYLGLVSDPRVRQAASDAIEQYGTGCTGSRFLNGTLDIHIQLEERLAHFMGKEACVLYSTGYMTNQGVIQALTAKGDIIFSDKDNHACIVAGTMVSTADTWRYRHDDMNHLRLLLQKAANERPDAGKFIVTDGVFSMSGVIASVPELVELATEFGAVLMLDDAHAVGVIGKGGRGAAAYYDLGDKVHLTTGTFSKSFASLGGFCVGDADVVEFLRHNSSTHIFSASMPPANVATVLKCLEILETEPERLERLWKISDYMRDGFRSAGFNVWTSQAPIIPVVIGDMNTSFRFWNRLIEEGVFVNAVVPPAVPRGQSLMRTSYMATHSDEELDFILDAFERVGKELHVIGHNGMADAGS